One window of the Pseudomonas knackmussii B13 genome contains the following:
- a CDS encoding lipid-A-disaccharide synthase N-terminal domain-containing protein has translation MSGINPVWFVVGLLAQAAFSARFLVQWILSERARKSLMPVHFWYFSCAGAVLLLAYATHQRDLVISLGQMAGLAIYLRNLELDRRHSGGQPPFFLWPWLSLSGAAIALGWVSKPEPIIHAITQADPLWTVIGMVGQVVFTGRFVLQLWFSERAHRPVNPIHFWYMSMLGSVMLFCYAIAQRDPIIILGQSFGIVVYLRNLALIRRAARAEGSPQGSELN, from the coding sequence TTGAGCGGGATCAATCCAGTCTGGTTCGTGGTCGGCCTTTTGGCACAGGCTGCCTTTTCCGCGCGCTTCCTGGTGCAGTGGATTCTTTCCGAACGCGCTCGCAAGAGCCTCATGCCGGTGCACTTCTGGTACTTCAGCTGCGCCGGCGCGGTGCTGCTGCTGGCCTACGCCACGCACCAGCGCGACCTGGTGATCAGCCTCGGCCAGATGGCGGGCCTGGCCATCTACCTGCGCAACCTGGAACTCGACCGGCGCCACTCCGGCGGCCAGCCGCCGTTCTTCCTCTGGCCCTGGCTGAGCCTGTCGGGCGCAGCCATCGCCCTGGGCTGGGTGTCCAAGCCGGAGCCGATCATCCACGCCATCACCCAGGCCGACCCGCTGTGGACGGTCATCGGCATGGTCGGCCAGGTGGTCTTCACCGGCCGCTTCGTGCTGCAGCTGTGGTTCTCCGAACGCGCCCATCGCCCGGTCAACCCGATCCACTTCTGGTACATGTCGATGCTCGGCAGCGTGATGCTGTTCTGCTACGCCATCGCCCAGCGCGACCCGATCATCATCCTCGGCCAGTCGTTCGGCATCGTGGTCTACCTGCGCAACCTGGCACTGATCCGCCGCGCCGCGCGCGCCGAAGGCAGCCCCCAGGGCTCGGAACTGAACTGA
- a CDS encoding TolC family protein, which produces MLHRPGQALWSLFLIPLCLLAPSLQARTLGFDEALRSAYASNPELSAAGRAIGIAEGERQQAGLLPNPTLSWDTEDTRADSAITSLSLSQPIELGGKRGARVALAERGQEIAAVELEIRRNTLRAELLEAFQAAWRAQERVRLGDLSAALAQRGLSAAEARVRAGKSAPLEATRAQVQLSEVRLELQRARVERDDIYRVLASLMGQAEPDFAEVGRAESTPAPEPMPLLQRLDDTAEMRLARLQIDQRDASVKLARTQRVPDLDVTLGSQYDRVARERVNLVGLSMPLPLFDRNQGNLLAETRRADQARDLRNASELRLRRETRQAIDLWRTAQDEVRTLRDSQLPAARQAVDSATRGFEMGKFGFLEVLDAQRTLLAVRDQYLQALARLAEARGRTERIYGDLAAPR; this is translated from the coding sequence GTGCTTCATCGTCCAGGCCAGGCGCTGTGGTCGCTGTTCCTGATTCCCCTTTGCCTGCTGGCGCCTTCGCTCCAGGCCCGGACCCTGGGCTTCGACGAGGCGCTGCGCAGCGCCTACGCCAGCAATCCCGAACTCAGCGCCGCCGGTCGCGCCATCGGCATCGCCGAAGGTGAGCGGCAGCAGGCCGGCTTGCTGCCCAACCCGACGCTGTCCTGGGACACCGAGGACACCCGCGCCGACAGCGCCATCACCAGCCTAAGCCTGAGCCAGCCGATCGAGCTGGGTGGCAAGCGCGGCGCGCGCGTCGCCTTGGCCGAGCGTGGGCAGGAAATCGCCGCCGTTGAGCTGGAGATCCGTCGCAACACCTTGCGCGCCGAGCTGCTGGAAGCCTTCCAGGCGGCATGGCGGGCCCAGGAGCGCGTACGCCTTGGCGACCTGTCGGCAGCGCTGGCACAGCGTGGTCTCAGTGCTGCCGAGGCGCGGGTGCGGGCTGGCAAGTCGGCGCCGCTAGAGGCGACCCGCGCCCAGGTGCAGCTCAGCGAGGTCCGCTTGGAGCTGCAGCGCGCACGGGTGGAGCGCGACGACATCTATCGTGTCCTGGCCAGCCTCATGGGCCAGGCCGAGCCAGACTTCGCCGAAGTCGGCAGAGCCGAGTCCACGCCGGCTCCGGAGCCGATGCCTCTGCTGCAGCGCCTGGACGACACGGCTGAAATGCGCCTGGCGCGCCTGCAGATCGATCAGCGCGACGCATCCGTGAAGCTGGCCCGCACCCAGCGCGTGCCCGATCTCGATGTCACCCTCGGCAGCCAGTACGACCGCGTGGCCCGCGAGCGGGTCAACCTGGTCGGGCTGTCCATGCCGCTGCCGCTGTTCGATCGCAATCAGGGCAACCTGCTCGCCGAGACGCGCCGGGCCGACCAGGCCCGCGACCTGCGCAACGCCAGCGAGCTGCGCTTGCGCCGGGAAACCCGCCAGGCCATCGACCTGTGGCGTACAGCGCAGGACGAGGTGCGAACCCTGCGCGACAGCCAGCTGCCCGCCGCACGCCAGGCCGTGGACAGCGCCACCCGCGGCTTCGAGATGGGCAAGTTCGGTTTCCTCGAAGTACTCGACGCGCAGCGCACCCTGCTCGCCGTGCGCGACCAGTACCTGCAGGCGCTCGCCCGCCTGGCCGAGGCGCGCGGGCGCACCGAGCGCATCTACGGCGACCTGGCGGCGCCGCGCTGA
- a CDS encoding heavy metal response regulator transcription factor — translation MRILVVEDETKTADYLHQGLSESGFVVDRANNGVDGLHLARQGAYDLVILDVNMPQMDGWEVLRQLRQDNDTRVLMLTARGRLDERVRGLELGADDYLVKPFQFPELLARVRTLLRRGERVSAPAVLNVAGLELDPARHRAYRDGRRIDLTTKEFALLHLLMSRSGEVLSRTQIISLVWDMNFDCDTNVVEVTIRRLRIKVDDPFDTPLIHTRRGVGYVLEARE, via the coding sequence ATGCGCATCCTAGTTGTAGAGGACGAAACAAAGACGGCCGACTACCTGCACCAGGGCCTGAGTGAGAGCGGCTTCGTCGTCGACCGCGCGAACAACGGCGTAGACGGCCTGCACCTGGCGCGACAAGGCGCCTACGACCTGGTCATCCTCGACGTGAACATGCCGCAGATGGACGGCTGGGAGGTCCTGCGCCAGCTGCGCCAGGACAACGACACCCGCGTCCTCATGCTCACCGCACGCGGGCGCCTGGACGAGCGGGTACGCGGCCTGGAACTGGGCGCCGACGACTACCTGGTGAAGCCTTTCCAGTTCCCCGAATTGCTCGCCCGGGTACGTACCCTGCTAAGGCGCGGCGAGCGGGTGTCCGCTCCGGCGGTACTGAATGTCGCCGGGCTGGAGCTCGACCCGGCGCGCCACCGCGCCTATCGCGACGGCCGGCGCATCGACCTGACGACCAAGGAGTTCGCCCTGCTGCACCTGCTGATGAGCCGCAGCGGCGAGGTGCTTAGCCGCACGCAGATCATCTCGCTGGTGTGGGACATGAACTTCGATTGCGACACCAACGTCGTCGAGGTCACCATCCGCCGCCTGCGGATCAAGGTCGACGATCCCTTCGACACCCCGCTGATCCACACCCGGCGCGGCGTCGGCTACGTGCTCGAGGCCCGCGAATGA
- a CDS encoding heavy metal sensor histidine kinase: MKPASLSSRLGLSMALLCAGLVVVLALLAYAALDHELQRRARDELADKLQQVRHGLAASADSRSLMGNPHELLDLIAGHDDFALTLLPVESDGTLLLDTGPAARRGMLERLTVSGALDFHSWSAADGKRLLTASSIARLGDSTPVRVLLTQERSADDALLGAFRDSVLAGVPFLLLIVGLGGWHAVQRGLSPLRRFRRIALRTSTEDLSHRIPLERLPRELSEVARALNVMLHRLDDGVQQLTQFSDDLAHELRSPISNLLGKAQVTLARSRSVEEYEAVLVSGVEELQRLSRIVTDMLFLAQVSQAQVPFEPLCLGEEARRVSEVFLFAAEEKRLEIRLRGEADILGNRLMVQRAFSNLLSNAIRHTPEGQRIDVEIRRGEKGVCLSVSNPGTGIAERHLARLFERFYRANEHGTRSEGGTGLGLAIVRSIMSLHGGAVTVDSRPQGPTRFELVFPGPV; the protein is encoded by the coding sequence ATGAAGCCGGCCAGCCTCTCGTCGCGCCTGGGCCTGAGCATGGCGCTGCTGTGCGCCGGCCTGGTGGTGGTGCTGGCGCTGCTGGCCTATGCCGCGCTCGACCACGAGCTGCAGCGCCGCGCCCGCGACGAGCTGGCCGACAAGCTGCAGCAGGTTCGCCATGGGCTGGCCGCAAGCGCCGACAGCCGGTCCCTGATGGGCAATCCACACGAGTTGCTGGACCTGATCGCCGGGCATGACGATTTCGCCCTGACCCTGCTGCCGGTGGAGTCGGACGGCACCTTGCTGCTGGACACCGGCCCCGCGGCCCGACGCGGCATGCTGGAACGCCTGACGGTCTCCGGCGCTCTCGACTTCCACAGCTGGAGTGCCGCCGACGGCAAGCGGCTGCTCACCGCCAGCAGCATCGCCCGGCTCGGCGACAGCACGCCGGTGCGCGTCTTGCTCACTCAGGAACGCAGCGCAGACGATGCGCTGCTTGGTGCCTTCCGCGACTCGGTACTGGCTGGCGTACCTTTCCTGCTGCTGATCGTCGGGCTGGGCGGCTGGCATGCCGTGCAGCGCGGCCTGTCGCCCTTGCGGCGTTTTCGCCGGATCGCCCTGCGCACCTCCACCGAGGACCTCAGCCACCGCATTCCGCTGGAACGCCTACCCAGGGAGTTGAGCGAAGTCGCCCGGGCGCTGAATGTCATGCTGCATCGCCTGGACGACGGCGTGCAGCAGCTGACGCAGTTTTCCGATGACCTCGCCCACGAGCTGCGCTCGCCGATCAGCAACCTGCTGGGCAAGGCGCAGGTCACCCTCGCGCGCAGCCGCTCGGTCGAGGAGTACGAGGCGGTGCTGGTTTCGGGGGTGGAAGAGCTGCAGCGCCTGTCGCGCATCGTCACCGACATGCTGTTCCTGGCCCAGGTCAGCCAGGCGCAGGTGCCTTTCGAACCACTGTGTCTTGGCGAAGAGGCTAGGCGCGTGAGCGAAGTGTTCCTCTTCGCCGCCGAGGAGAAGCGCCTGGAAATCAGGCTGCGGGGCGAAGCCGACATTCTCGGCAATCGGCTGATGGTGCAGCGGGCCTTCTCCAACCTGCTTTCCAATGCCATCCGCCATACCCCGGAAGGGCAACGCATCGACGTCGAGATTCGTCGGGGTGAAAAGGGGGTCTGCCTGAGCGTCAGCAATCCCGGCACGGGTATCGCCGAGCGTCATCTCGCGCGGCTATTCGAGCGCTTCTACCGGGCCAACGAGCACGGCACCCGGAGCGAAGGCGGTACCGGCCTGGGGCTGGCCATCGTCCGCTCGATCATGAGCCTGCATGGCGGCGCGGTGACCGTGGACAGCCGGCCGCAAGGCCCGACCCGGTTCGAGCTGGTCTTCCCCGGGCCGGTTTGA
- a CDS encoding efflux RND transporter periplasmic adaptor subunit, which translates to MKPKQMKIAVAGLLLLALGGVAGMTLGRVAQAPDVHADGEQHSTNTGEGHDEDEGLRLSDEQLRAAGVELATAAPSELAGRLILPGEIAFDADRTAHLVPRVSGVVEQVAAELGQAVKRGDLLAVIASPQLSDLRSERAAAQRRVELARVTLARERQLWEEKVSAEQDYLQARQALQEAEIALGNAQQKLGALGSAGGNRYELRAPFDGVVVEKHLVPGEVVGESTAAFTLSDLSRVWATFNVAPRDLAQVQVGKLAEVEASDLGKRVQGRVIRVGNLLGEQSRMASAHVLLDNPDGAWRPGLPVQLSLAGTARQPAVSVPQSALQTLEQQTVVFVRRDGAFVAQPVRLGVSDQGQVEVLQGLVAGEQVAAAGSFALKSELGKASAEHSH; encoded by the coding sequence ATGAAACCGAAACAGATGAAGATCGCCGTCGCCGGGCTCCTGCTGCTGGCGCTGGGCGGCGTGGCCGGAATGACGCTGGGCCGTGTCGCCCAGGCGCCAGACGTACATGCCGACGGCGAGCAACACTCGACGAACACCGGCGAGGGGCATGACGAAGACGAGGGCTTGCGCCTGAGCGACGAGCAACTGCGCGCGGCCGGTGTCGAGCTGGCCACTGCCGCGCCGAGCGAGCTGGCCGGCCGCCTCATCCTGCCCGGCGAGATCGCCTTTGACGCCGACCGCACCGCGCACCTGGTGCCGCGGGTGAGCGGGGTGGTCGAGCAGGTTGCCGCCGAACTCGGCCAGGCGGTCAAACGCGGTGACTTGCTGGCGGTGATCGCCAGCCCGCAACTGTCTGACCTGCGCAGCGAGCGGGCGGCGGCGCAGCGGCGCGTGGAACTGGCGCGCGTCACCCTGGCCCGCGAGCGGCAGCTGTGGGAGGAGAAAGTCTCCGCCGAACAGGATTACCTGCAGGCGCGGCAGGCGTTGCAGGAAGCCGAGATCGCCCTGGGCAATGCGCAGCAGAAGCTCGGCGCCCTCGGCAGCGCCGGCGGCAATCGCTATGAGCTGCGCGCGCCTTTCGACGGTGTCGTGGTGGAGAAGCACCTGGTGCCTGGCGAAGTGGTTGGCGAGAGCACTGCGGCCTTCACCCTGTCCGATCTGTCGCGGGTCTGGGCGACCTTCAACGTGGCGCCGCGCGACCTTGCCCAGGTGCAGGTCGGCAAGCTGGCGGAGGTCGAGGCGAGCGACCTGGGCAAGCGGGTGCAGGGGCGGGTGATCCGCGTCGGCAACCTGCTGGGCGAGCAGTCGCGGATGGCCAGCGCCCACGTGCTGCTGGACAACCCCGATGGCGCCTGGCGACCGGGGCTGCCGGTGCAGCTCTCGCTGGCGGGCACGGCACGCCAGCCGGCAGTCAGCGTTCCGCAGAGCGCGTTGCAGACTCTGGAGCAGCAGACCGTGGTGTTCGTCCGCCGCGACGGCGCTTTCGTCGCGCAACCGGTGCGCCTGGGGGTGAGTGACCAGGGCCAGGTGGAGGTTCTGCAGGGCCTGGTGGCCGGCGAGCAGGTCGCCGCCGCTGGCAGCTTCGCCCTCAAGTCGGAGCTGGGCAAAGCCAGCGCCGAACACTCCCACTGA
- a CDS encoding OprD family porin → MTQRNIPLALTLLAAGLTSPLAGAEEKPEGFLEGSSLEILNRNFYFNRDDRKGQSSPKGNGYSEAWAQGLIGRFQSGFTQGTVGFGVDAFATLGFQLDSGDGRNGGQGSFGVLPVDDQGRTESEYAKAGGAAKVRLFDTVIKAGDVFPATPVAHYGDSRLLPETFRGVTLNNTSIDGLGLQAGRLHSMSQPAERRIRGGFATTYAGPVDAASLDYLGGDYALTDTFSVSLYGSRLQDTWKQYYAGTSMEYPLADDLTLFGALNYYKSVDDGGRELLGEFNTNIWSGKLGVRFGAHSLALSHQRNNGNNDFDYLRHSDSIYLDNSIQYSDFNAPKERSWMLRYDIDMSAYGVPGLSFMTRYGKGTDADYSHANATYMRRDENGNPLTDQKRWERNIEAKYVVQSGQFKDLSFRIRQATTRASAFESDLDETRVIVEYPLQVL, encoded by the coding sequence ATGACACAGCGGAACATTCCCCTGGCCCTCACCCTGCTCGCCGCCGGCCTCACCAGCCCGCTGGCAGGCGCAGAGGAAAAGCCCGAGGGCTTCCTCGAAGGCAGCAGCCTGGAAATCCTCAACCGCAACTTCTACTTCAACCGCGACGACCGCAAAGGCCAGTCCAGCCCCAAGGGCAACGGCTACTCCGAAGCCTGGGCACAGGGCCTGATCGGCCGCTTCCAGTCCGGCTTCACCCAGGGCACCGTCGGCTTCGGCGTCGATGCCTTCGCCACGCTCGGCTTCCAGCTGGACAGCGGCGACGGGCGCAACGGCGGACAGGGCTCCTTCGGCGTATTGCCGGTAGACGACCAGGGCCGCACCGAGAGCGAATATGCCAAGGCCGGCGGCGCCGCCAAGGTGCGCCTGTTCGACACCGTGATCAAAGCCGGCGACGTCTTCCCGGCAACCCCGGTGGCGCACTACGGTGACTCACGCCTGCTGCCCGAAACCTTCCGCGGCGTGACCCTGAACAACACCAGCATCGACGGCCTCGGCCTGCAGGCCGGACGCCTGCACTCGATGAGCCAACCGGCCGAGCGCCGGATACGCGGCGGTTTCGCCACCACCTATGCAGGCCCGGTGGACGCCGCATCCCTCGACTACCTGGGCGGCGACTACGCATTGACCGACACCTTCAGCGTCAGCCTCTACGGCAGCCGCCTGCAAGACACCTGGAAGCAGTACTACGCCGGCACCTCGATGGAATATCCGCTGGCCGACGACCTCACCTTGTTCGGCGCACTGAACTACTACAAGTCGGTGGACGACGGCGGCCGCGAGCTGCTCGGCGAGTTCAACACCAACATCTGGAGCGGCAAGCTCGGCGTACGCTTCGGCGCCCACAGCCTCGCCCTGAGCCACCAGCGCAACAACGGCAACAACGACTTCGACTACCTGCGTCACTCCGACAGCATCTATCTGGACAACTCGATCCAGTACAGCGACTTCAACGCCCCAAAAGAGCGCTCCTGGATGCTTCGCTACGATATCGACATGAGCGCCTACGGCGTCCCGGGCCTGAGCTTCATGACCCGCTACGGCAAGGGCACCGATGCCGACTACAGCCATGCCAACGCCACCTACATGCGCCGCGACGAAAACGGCAACCCGTTGACCGACCAGAAGCGCTGGGAGCGCAACATCGAGGCGAAATACGTGGTGCAGAGCGGCCAGTTCAAGGACCTGTCATTCCGCATCCGCCAGGCCACCACCCGCGCCAGCGCCTTCGAATCGGACCTGGACGAAACGCGCGTGATAGTCGAATACCCGCTGCAAGTGCTCTGA
- a CDS encoding DUF2790 domain-containing protein gives MKTARLFLFAGLAGLSFLAQAESGGDRTFARMQQNLQAATQNTREEAVAGNFEPYRYGMNLDIAEVLEVTHGQGCGVVPVRMRYLDSQGAEQRLEYRSERVSCSRGL, from the coding sequence ATGAAAACCGCTCGACTCTTCCTGTTTGCCGGCCTGGCCGGTCTTTCCTTCCTGGCCCAGGCCGAAAGCGGCGGCGACCGCACCTTCGCGCGCATGCAGCAGAACCTCCAGGCGGCCACTCAGAACACCCGCGAAGAAGCCGTCGCCGGCAACTTCGAGCCCTATCGCTACGGCATGAACCTGGACATCGCCGAAGTGCTCGAAGTGACCCATGGCCAGGGTTGCGGCGTGGTGCCGGTGCGCATGCGCTACCTCGACTCCCAGGGTGCAGAGCAGCGCCTGGAGTATCGCAGCGAGCGCGTCAGCTGCAGCCGCGGGCTCTGA
- a CDS encoding CusA/CzcA family heavy metal efflux RND transporter, translated as MFERILRFAIEQRYLVLLAVLAMAALGVFSYQKLPIDAVPDITNVQVQINTAAAGYSPLETEQRITYPIETAMAGLPGLQQTRSISRSGLSQVTVIFADGTDLYFARQLVNERLQQAREQLPEGVEAALGPISTGLGEIFLWTIEAAEGARKEDGTPYTPGDLRVIQDWIVKPQLRNVPGVAEINTIGGEARQFQVAPDLQRLAAHRLTLADLLAALERNNANVGAGYIERNGEQLLVRAPGQLGGLEDIGNIVVSRLDGTPIRVRDVAQVQIGRELRSGAATENGREVVLGTVFMLIGENSREVARAVGERLQQINRSLPAGVQAVPVYDRTQLVDKAIATVKKNLVEGAVLVIAVLFLFLGNIRAALITAMVIPLAMLFTFTGMFANRVSANLMSLGALDFGIIVDGAVVIVENAIRRLAHAQRQHGRLLTLGERLHEVFAASKEARRALVFGQLIIMVVYLPIFALTGVEGKMFHPMAFTVVIALAGAMLLSLTFVPAAIAIFVSGRVQEEENALMRRAREAYEPVLGWVMGRRAGVFAAAVVLVLGAGLLASRLGSEFVPSLSEGDFALQALRVPGTSLTQSLELQQSLERRILERVPEVERVFARTGTAEIASDPMPPNISDGYLMLKPNAQWPDPKKPREQLIAEIQQAAAEVPGSNYELSQPIQLRFNELISGVRSDVAVKVSGDDMGVLEATAGKIAAALRKVPGASEVKVEQTGGLPVLTLDIDRERAARFGLNVGDVQDFIAVAVGGRQAGTLFEGDRRFDLLVRLPDALRSDVDGLARLLLPVPAGADGRIGFIPLGEVAQVRMVQGPNQVSREDGKRLVVVSANVRGRDIGSFVAEAQQRLDAEVQVPAGYWTTWGGQFEQLQSAAKRLQIVVPVALLLVFVLLFMMFGNVRDGLLVFTGIPFALTGGVAALWLRDIPLSISAGVGFIALSGVAVLNGLVMLAFIRNLREEGLGLDAAIREGALTRLRPVLMTALVASLGFVPMALATGTGAEVQRPLATVVIGGILSSTALTLLVLPALYRWAHRRAEDA; from the coding sequence ATGTTCGAACGCATCCTCCGTTTCGCCATCGAGCAGCGCTATCTGGTGCTGCTCGCCGTTCTCGCCATGGCTGCCCTTGGCGTCTTCAGCTACCAGAAGCTGCCGATCGACGCGGTGCCGGATATCACCAATGTCCAGGTGCAGATCAACACCGCCGCCGCCGGCTACTCGCCGCTGGAGACCGAGCAGCGCATCACCTATCCCATCGAGACCGCGATGGCGGGCCTGCCGGGGTTGCAGCAGACGCGCTCGATCTCGCGCTCCGGCTTGTCCCAGGTGACGGTGATCTTCGCCGACGGCACCGATCTCTACTTCGCCCGCCAATTGGTGAACGAGCGCCTGCAACAGGCCCGCGAGCAACTGCCCGAAGGCGTCGAGGCGGCGTTGGGGCCGATTTCCACCGGCCTGGGCGAAATCTTCCTGTGGACCATCGAAGCCGCCGAAGGCGCGCGCAAGGAAGACGGTACGCCCTACACGCCAGGCGACCTGCGGGTCATCCAGGACTGGATCGTCAAGCCGCAGCTGCGCAACGTGCCGGGTGTTGCCGAGATCAACACCATCGGCGGCGAGGCGCGGCAGTTCCAGGTCGCTCCCGACCTGCAGCGGCTGGCCGCGCATCGCCTGACCCTGGCCGATCTGCTGGCCGCGCTGGAGCGCAACAACGCCAACGTCGGCGCCGGATACATCGAGCGCAACGGCGAGCAGTTGCTGGTGCGCGCGCCGGGGCAACTGGGCGGGCTGGAGGACATCGGCAACATCGTGGTCAGCCGCCTCGACGGCACGCCGATCCGCGTCCGTGACGTGGCCCAGGTGCAGATCGGCCGCGAGCTGCGCAGCGGCGCAGCTACAGAGAATGGCCGGGAAGTCGTGCTGGGCACGGTGTTCATGCTGATCGGCGAGAACAGCCGCGAGGTCGCCCGCGCGGTGGGCGAGCGTTTGCAGCAGATCAACCGAAGCCTGCCGGCGGGTGTGCAGGCGGTGCCGGTCTACGACCGCACGCAGCTGGTGGACAAGGCCATCGCCACGGTGAAGAAGAACCTGGTCGAGGGCGCGGTGCTGGTCATAGCCGTGCTCTTCCTGTTCCTCGGCAACATCCGCGCGGCGCTGATCACTGCCATGGTGATCCCGCTGGCGATGCTGTTCACCTTCACCGGCATGTTCGCCAACCGCGTCAGCGCCAACCTGATGAGCCTGGGCGCATTGGACTTCGGCATCATCGTCGATGGCGCGGTGGTCATAGTCGAGAACGCCATCCGCCGCCTGGCCCACGCGCAACGCCAGCACGGCCGCCTGCTGACCCTGGGCGAGCGCCTGCACGAAGTCTTCGCCGCCTCGAAGGAGGCGCGCCGCGCGCTGGTGTTCGGCCAGCTGATCATCATGGTGGTGTACCTGCCGATCTTCGCCCTCACCGGGGTCGAGGGGAAAATGTTCCATCCCATGGCCTTCACCGTGGTGATCGCCCTGGCCGGCGCCATGCTGCTGTCGCTGACCTTCGTCCCGGCGGCCATCGCCATCTTCGTCAGCGGCCGCGTGCAAGAGGAAGAGAACGCTCTGATGCGCCGCGCACGCGAAGCCTACGAGCCGGTGCTGGGCTGGGTGATGGGCCGGCGCGCCGGCGTCTTCGCCGCAGCTGTCGTACTGGTGCTGGGCGCCGGCCTGCTGGCGTCGCGCCTGGGCAGCGAGTTCGTGCCCAGCCTCAGCGAGGGCGATTTCGCCCTGCAGGCCCTGCGCGTGCCGGGCACCAGCCTGACGCAGTCGCTGGAACTGCAGCAAAGCCTGGAACGGCGCATCCTCGAACGGGTGCCGGAGGTCGAGCGCGTCTTCGCCCGCACCGGCACCGCCGAGATCGCTTCCGACCCCATGCCGCCGAACATTTCCGACGGCTATCTGATGCTCAAACCCAACGCGCAGTGGCCGGACCCGAAGAAGCCGCGCGAGCAACTGATCGCCGAGATCCAGCAGGCCGCCGCCGAAGTGCCGGGCAGCAACTACGAGCTGTCGCAGCCGATCCAGCTGCGTTTCAACGAGCTGATCTCCGGTGTGCGCAGCGACGTGGCGGTGAAGGTTTCCGGTGACGACATGGGCGTGCTGGAGGCGACTGCCGGGAAGATCGCCGCCGCGTTGCGCAAGGTCCCCGGTGCGTCCGAGGTGAAGGTCGAGCAGACCGGCGGCCTGCCGGTGCTGACCCTGGATATCGACCGCGAACGCGCTGCGCGCTTCGGCCTGAATGTCGGCGACGTGCAGGATTTCATCGCCGTGGCCGTCGGAGGGCGCCAGGCCGGCACGCTGTTCGAGGGCGACCGGCGCTTCGATCTGCTGGTGCGCCTGCCGGATGCGTTGCGCAGCGATGTCGATGGCCTGGCGCGCCTGCTGCTGCCGGTTCCGGCCGGCGCGGATGGGCGCATCGGCTTCATTCCCCTCGGCGAGGTGGCGCAGGTGCGGATGGTGCAGGGGCCGAACCAGGTCAGCCGGGAAGACGGCAAGCGCCTGGTGGTGGTCAGCGCGAACGTGCGTGGCCGCGACATCGGTTCCTTCGTCGCCGAGGCGCAGCAGCGTCTGGATGCCGAGGTGCAGGTGCCGGCCGGCTACTGGACCACCTGGGGCGGCCAGTTCGAGCAGTTGCAGTCGGCGGCCAAGCGCCTGCAGATCGTGGTGCCGGTGGCGCTGCTGCTGGTCTTCGTGCTGCTGTTCATGATGTTTGGCAACGTCCGCGACGGCCTGCTGGTGTTCACCGGGATTCCCTTCGCCCTCACCGGCGGGGTGGCGGCGCTGTGGTTGCGCGACATTCCGCTGTCGATCTCGGCGGGTGTCGGCTTCATCGCCCTGTCCGGGGTGGCGGTGCTCAACGGCCTGGTGATGCTGGCCTTCATCCGCAATCTGCGTGAGGAGGGGCTCGGCCTGGACGCGGCGATCCGCGAGGGCGCGCTGACCCGCCTACGGCCGGTGCTGATGACCGCGCTGGTGGCGTCCCTGGGCTTCGTGCCCATGGCCCTGGCCACCGGCACGGGTGCCGAAGTGCAACGTCCGCTGGCGACCGTCGTGATCGGCGGCATCCTCTCGTCCACCGCGCTGACCCTGCTGGTGCTGCCGGCGCTGTATCGCTGGGCGCACCGCCGCGCCGAGGACGCCTAA